The Cyprinus carpio isolate SPL01 chromosome A3, ASM1834038v1, whole genome shotgun sequence genomic interval AAGCTAATGTGTTTTAACATGTACAGGACAATGAAACAAGCTTCTTTAGCCATAtcatattgtaattttaacaCTAAGTATGGTGGACCCCCTGAGGTACCGCTACAGACCCCCTATTAAAGTCCCCTTATTTTACTACacgaaaattatgtttttaagaaAGTTAAAATGAAACACTATCAGAATAGGAACTTTTCTGTCCACAcgtttctttcattcttttccatCTTTTAAATTAATTCTGTTTGAACTTTGTTCTTATTCGAAAAGTATTGCTACAGTGGATTTCCATTCAGAAAAACTCATGAGATTAAACATTTCATTGGTTCTGGTTATAATGAGGAGCAGTGATATATGCCAACttcaaagaagacaaaaaaaaatccaattacaAGACAGAGCGGCTCATTCAAGAATGTTTAATCTGCCTCAAGTCTTACTCTGAAACAACAGCTTTAACAACGAGGCGGTTGTTCTCGCAAACACATTTAAGTTGTGGCCTAGTTTGGCCACACAGGCTTTGTGTGTCGTGAGAATTAATTTCGTCTCTCATCAAGTACAGATTATGCTTTATCTATACAAGTGCAATCAGGAAGACAGAAATGCAGATTTCCTAGCAGCTGCATTTCCATCATCACCATACAGATGCATAACAGTCTCCTCATGCTTACTGGCACTTGTCAACAGCAGCTGGGCTGTGACTGATCATGGATGCTGTCTGTTGACAGACGAATGAATGATGCTTCAACACTTTGATCCGCTACAGACGGAGGCTTCTCAGCCTTATCTGTAAAATCAGAGATGATTTAATCAGCAAATCAAACATCAATATACTCAGACAGATGCTGTTAAAGTAATGCCTGACAGCGTCAAAGCAGCAAAGCAAGCCTATGATGTAAATGTTGAAGTTCAAGTTGAatgatgtctttatttatttagtagaaACTTTTAGAATAGAAACTTAATAGAAacttatccaaagtgacttacaaatgaagaacaCAACAAAGCGATTTATGCTAAGGAAGCAGTAACATGACAAGTGCTGTAATACAAAGTTACACACTAGAGAGATATAAagtatacattataaatactaAAGAATTACAGATGAATGATGTTCAGCAAGCTTATTAGTACATCTGGGATGGGCATTTGATTTAGGTCAGTGTGTTCAAAGTGCAAAGTGCATCAAAATGTTAATCTCTTCATCTTATCTTTCAGCCATAGTTTAAATAAGCAACACTTACCTCTGATTAGACGGAGTGCTTTGTTTAGGTCAGCATATATGTCAGcactaaaaaaagacaaaagggatcaaattaaatcaaactgCAATCTCCTGCGGTGATTTTAAGACAAAGCGTCTAAGAGTCAactcaaatcacctttatttacactgaacaaaattacaaacgcaacacttttgttttttcccccatttttcaggagctgaactcaaagatctaagactttttctatgtacacaaaagacctatttctctcaaatattgttcacaaatctgtctaaatctgtgttagtgagcacttctcctttgccgagataatccatccacttcacagttgtggcatatcaagatgctgattagacagcatgattattgcacaggtgtgccttaggctggccgcAATAAAagaccactctaaaatgtgcagttttactgtattggggggtccggggtgggggggggtccgaaaaccagtaagtatctggtgtgaccaccatttgcctcacgcagtgcaacacatctccttcacatagagttgatcaggttgttgattgtggcctgtggaatgttggtccactcctcttcaatggatgtgtgaagttgctggatattggcagtaactggaacacgctgtcgtatacgccaatCCAGAgtatcccaaacatgctcaatgggtgacatgtccggtgagtatgctggcgatgcaagaactgggatgtttttcagcttccaggaattgtgttcagatccttgcaacatggggccatgcatttgcatgctgcaacatgaggtatTGGTCGTGGaagaatggcacaacaatgggcctcaggatctcgtcacggtatctgtgcattcaaaatgccatcaataaaatgcacctgtgttccttgtccataacatacgcctgcccataccataaccccaccgccaccatgggccactcgatccgcgacaatgacatcagcaaaccgctcacccacacaatgccatacacgctgtctgccatctgccctgtacagtgaaaaccgggattcatccgttaAGAGAACACCTCTcaaaagtgccagatgccatcgaatgtgagcatttgcccactcaagctGGTTACGACGACAAACTGCAGtcacggtttctgacagtttgtgcagaaattctttggttatgcaaaagtcgagggggaagtcgtggcctgatggttagagtgttggacttggaatccaagggttgtgagttcaagtctcggccggccggaattgtaggtgggggcagtgaatgtacagtgctcttcACCTTCAatacttgagcaaggcactgaacccccaactgctccccgggcgccgcagcataaatggctgccctctgctctgggtgtgtgttcacggtgtgtgtgtgttcactgctgtgtgtgtgcactttggatgggttaaaagcagagcacgtattccgagtatgggtcaccatacttggctgtatgtcacgtcactttcaaagCGATTGTTGCAGCAGAtgtctgggtggctggtctcagacgatcttggaggtgaagatgctggatgtggaggtcctgggctggtgtggttacacgtggtctgcggttgtgaggctggttggatgtactgccaaattctctgaaacgcctttggagacggcttatggtagagaaatgaacattcaattcatgggcaaaACCTCAAagcttgcgacatctgtggcattgtgctgtgtgataaaactgcacattttagagtggccttttattgtggccagcctaaggcacacctgtgcaataatcatgctgtctaatcagcatcttgatatcccacacctgtgaggtggatggattatctcggcaaaggagaagtgctcactaacacagatttagacagattggtgaacaatatttgagagaaacaggccttttgtgtacatagaaaaagtcttagatctttgagttcagctcttgaaaaatgggggcaaaaacaaaagtgttgcatttataattttgttcagtgtatattgaACCTTAAAAAAATACAGGTTGTTTTTAAGAGGCTTCAGGGTAATAAACAGAATCGATGATGCAAATCTgagacaaattcaaattctgctgtaaagcagctccaAAATGACAATAGAGCCAATATTCACCTCTAAATAAAACTTCTGTAGATAttagtatttcatttttatgtatttactctTGGTTTGTTGATGACAAAATGTTTCTCTGTCACTTGTCTTGGTTATTGCCACTATGAGAGACCTGAGAAAGAAGCACCAGCTGGTGGAAGCAGCGGGTGACACGTATGGAAAGACCTTGACACTGCTGTCTTTGGATGTGTGCAGTGATGACTCTGTCAGGAAATGTATTGACAGTGTAAAGGACCGCCACATCGACATTCTCAGTGAGTGCAGCATGCCTTTGACCTCATATaggctttgttcacactgcaggggaaatcagatttttttatttaggctGTTCAAAATTATAGAATGGGCttctatatacaaaaaaaaaaactgagaaaaaaaaacactggttgcAAACTTGCGTAATTTCACCTTGAAATAGTTTAGCAAAGAATGTTTTGCCATTgattatgtttaattataatttgttatcATTCATTACAATCAATAAAATACACTGAGACTGCAGgtacagttaaagggatagttcactaaaaaaattaaaattctgtcatcatttactcaccctcaagttgttccaaacctgtacgaatttctttcttctgctgaacacaaaagaagatattttaaagaatgttggaaaTCAAACAATTGTTGGTCACCACTGACtgccatagtatgaaaaaaaaatactatggtagtcaatggggaccagaaactgatcttcaaaagatcttcttttacgttcagcagaacaaaaaagaaatttgcacaggtttggaacaacttgaaggtgagtacatttttaggtgaactatccctgtaagaGAGCATTGTGGAGTCACAAAAAGAGCAGTGACTCATAGAATTGTGTAAGTTAACTTTCCTGGGTTTGCTTAAAACAGGCGCATTTGAAATGCTCTGTGGTCTTTTACTAAACTTGCCCATCAAGATTGCCCAGATTTAggatacttttaaaaagagtacttattacaggAAACATATAGATGATATTGAGTAACAGTTAAATTactaatcaagtactttacatgtgctttaaaatgtcaacacatcacattttaatttacttttttaagcacaacaaaacattattaaaacaatgatttgaaaTATACCTTAAATACTTGAAATGATTAGAAATTTTAAGTGTACATAACTGGTAAACATTAATGAAAGTGCACTCTTTAATTGtacttcattttattaatattatgttatctgcaagtacagtttttaatatattaaagataTATGATATaagtacacttctttttcacagggGTTCACTATCAAttctattttttgtgtgtttcacaaTACATATCATGTCAAAGCAGCTccacataaaataaatgtctctACATTACAAATAAGAGAGATCTGTTATCAGAGGTGACTTTGTCAAAGTAATGTCCTTATGACATAAATGTACAGTTCTAAGATTATACAAATCATGAGGTTAGCTAACAATGAACACATTAAAGCAGTGATTACTTGATGTGATTACAATGGTCACATAATGACCAcctgttgtttttgttcttgacGAAACACCTATTGTATTAACCCATCacatgatgaataaaaaagacacacaaatcCAATCAAATCCTATTTGACTGTTCAGACTCGAACGCATTAACAAAAAACTTTAATAGGATTTCAAATGAGTCGATATTCGAAGACTTGCATTGGGCTTATACAAATTGGATTTTAGCCTGTTCAGACTACAAAAAAGGAATTGAGTTGGATAGACCAAATTAAAAAAGGGGGAGGGTAACTAGTTGGAAAgaccaaataaaatgttttttttttctgcctttggACACATTTCAGCAGAGGTACAAAGTattcagtgtaacagtgtaacatAATTTGATACATTGATAATATGTATCAAACTTAATTTGataaattgatatttttgataaaatactaCTACAAATGAACAGAGACAAGAGATTCTTGATAGAAACTAGAAAGAGTGTGTGCTGACTTATATAAACTGAATGATATGTGGTCACCAAAAATCAATACTAGCCTAGTGCCTCAGGGAACAGGCAAGACCATAACCACCCATGTTTCCTCTCTGATTTACAGTTAATAATGCAGGCGTGGGTTTGCTGGGCCCTGTGGAGAGCATCAGCATGGATGAGATGAAGAGAGTGTTTGAGACCAATTTCTTCGGAACTGTGCGCATGATAAAAGAGGTCATGCCAGACATGAAGAGGAGGCAATCCGGCCACATTATCGTCATGAGCAGCGTAATGGGCCTGCAGGGTAGGACGGACACACCAGGCTTTAGAGGGCTGACTGAAACTTTCTGTGTCACACAGCTGAATGCTTGACAGTCCGAGGGACAATAGAGCCATTCAGAGTCATGCACTTAGCCGAAGAGCAGTATGACACCCAGATATGGCACACATGGTTTGGGCCACTTTGGGAGGGCAGCAGAACAATGACATTATCACTGAATATGTCTCTGTTGAACTTATCCGCAGGTGTGGTATTCAATGATGTCTACACGGCCTCTAAGTTCGCCATAGAGGGCTTCTGTGAGAGTATGGCTGTGCAGCTGCTGAAGTTTAATGTGAAGTAAGTGATCTGAAGTCTTATGACGGGGGGCCTATGCATGAAAAAGAACAAGGTTTAAAACCATAACAATGAACATATCAATGAAATGTCAAATTGCTCTGATCTgtgatgataaatgttttttgtttttgtttttttccagcaaattacaaaatattgtataACTATCCTCATGTCATTTAGATACACTTACAACACTGGTTTAATGCCATGTGCCATTGAAAATAATCTCATAATCCTTAAAAATCAAAGATGtactaaaatcttattttttatccCTCAgtaactattgtttttatttaagaacatacagttcttgaaacttctggaatcacccacacatggcatgcaggaaaaaaatatagtaggctaaattgtgtgcatgatttactaattcattccctcgatttataaactgtgtgcacgatttactaattcattcccttgatttataaattgtgcgcacaatttactaattcattcccttgatgaatgtgcacgttttagtacatcgagggaacaaattagtaaatcgtgtaaatgattgatttattttttcttgcatgtcatgtgctaGGCTCCGTAGTTTTGCTATAATACAGAAGAAATACTGGAAATAtttctcaactgaaaaaaaaaaatatttttcaataaatgccttcaaatattgtttttagaGAAAAGGTGACTTTATTCTTAAACTTATGACTTAATTCTCATTAAAATGCCTATTATGATATTAATTTTCAAGATtaattgaatgatttatttataaacctGTTGTGCTCATCAGACTTGGTGTAAAAAGGCTTTTTATAATCCATCTTATTGGCATTAAAGAGTGCTATAGTGCTAATGTAGCGTTTCCTCTGTTCTGCTAGACTATCTCTGATTGAGCCAGGCCCAGTGCATACAGAGTTTGAAACAAAGATGATGGAAGAGGTGGCCAAGATGGAATATCCTGGAGCAGATGCAGACACCGTCAGATACTTCAAGGATGTGTACATACAATCATCCATTGATATCTTTGAGGCATTGGGACAAACCCCTGAGGACATTGCTAAAGTATGTGTCACTGTTTGTCTGCAAACATATGAATGCTATAAATTCATTGCATTACAAATTGCAAGCTCTAATTTGTCTTCACTAACCTTTAAACCTCCACGGATTTTCGTTTATACACTAAACTTGTCACTATTATTCTTCTGTTCTTAATTACCCACAATCCAGTGCACCAAGAAAGTGATTGAATCCAGCCGACCCCGATTCCGGAATCTGACCAACAGCCTCTACACGCCCATTGTGGCCATGAAATATGCAGACGAGACCGGAGGACTCTCAGTGCACACTTTTTACAACCTGCTCTTTAACTTCGGCTCGCTTATGCACATTACCATGAGCATCCTCAAATGCCTGACATGCAGCTGCCTGCGCAGACGCACCATTTCTCCTGACTGAAGAGGGCAGCAGTGAGACGCACACAGTCCCAATTCCCTCAGTTTACAGCAGAAcaggggcccgttcttcgtaggtcgcttattacatccgagatgaaatgtcacatccaagatgatatcatcgcgCTAATCAGGATCAAGCTGATTCGGTTCTTCAaacgcacctgttgttgatgattgGTATGGCTGGATTGACTTAtggtttaaaaggggttatgtatcgatactcgaaaccacgatcggcaatgcagcgattggctggtggcaagacagcaacgtaatgacatcatataattaaaaaacacctgacgaaaaacttgacaaatttctggacttttataaggaaacagccaagcgaacaaaactacataaatgttataattattaagcttacggacctgttgctatgacagtgACTCCGGGATGAGCTTCGAAAGAACCAAACAATATAAGATCATGCcgaatcatcaacaatcaaatccagctaactgagttagcgacgTATGAAGAACGGGACCCAGGACACAACTCAGTGCAACAAACTGgagaatacaaacacacatgaataatttggaatttttttttaacaaacaacacgtaaatgttttattataatgccAACACCTCTATTCACCTAATCAAGTGAGTTTAAGTTATTACCATGATGGTGAATTTTGAAgcattttgcatttacaaaaaagaaaaactggtATATGAAATCAATCCGTACACCATAACAGACCATTCCAAAAGCTAATTGTGGTGCTTATGATGGTCATAATTCAACTGAAAAAGAATCACATAGCTGCCTTTATTTATACTAATGATTTACAAGTAAATGTCTGTTTAACtcttacacatcttctgaaagagtactgaATGTCTGGATCAAAACATGGCTGGCAGAGACTCGTCTGGGAGTAGTCAAGTATGAAACTCTTAGGGTAGAGGACTGACGCATTGCTGTTGCCCAAATCTTTTTTGAAAACTGACAACCGAGGagtcataatataaaaaaaaactgaggacTGAGGACTGTGAAGTTAAGGTATTGTAAATATAGTACATTTAGGTACTACGAGGAACTTGTCAGAACATCATATGGGCTTGAAGTGGAAGGAGGTAAATGATGAACTTAGGATGCAAGCAAGTCAAGAGATTTCACTTGTAGGGTGataatattaacaatactaaAGTTGCAATGGAATGCAAGATGTTTAATACCTAAAGGGCAAGATTTTAAGCAACTTGTTGCTAACAGGAGAGAAAACTATAaactatgtactgtatgtatacaaaGACAAAGATAGCATTCAAATTTTTACAGATGGTTTACCGGTTTTACAAACAGAGGCAACAGGATCTGCAGTATATGTCTCCAGATATTAAGTTTGGGGTTAACAAGTTCATTCAGGGTTCCCATCTACATAGGACTGAAAGAGCACTTTAGTGTTGCCAGAGACATCTGTACATGATCCAAAATAAAGTAGGCATGGAAAGTAATGAGGGAAATAAAAGGAAGAAACAAGTCATAAGTAGAAAGAGGATTTGACATTTAAAGCTAAACTCTTCATGTTATAGGAAAGCATCCAACAGTGTGCTGTATGTGATGAATGCAAGGAGGCAATGAAGCAGGTCTTTATGTCCTGCAAGAAATTTATAAAAGAATGGCAAGAGctgaaaatgtatatgtaaaataacatagtcatcaagcattaaacagcatataaatcaaaactgcctgACATTACCAAATTAAATGATAACCCAGGACGTGGTGTAGGACCGTTCAAGCTTTGGGGGCTGTTGGTTCAAGCCATCTACTCTATTTATGTTTTAATCATCTTTCAGAATCCGAACTGGATGTAGTCTATGATGAAAATgttctcagctttttgttcaaaacgTAAACACTGACTACAGCACTCGAATGGAAACAGTGAACACCCCGATATTACTGTTGTGGTATTACTCAACATTAGCAGAGGCCGGACATTCTCATTTTAACCAGCAGAGGGCGACAGAGTACATTAGCAGTAGTAGTATACAGAGCTGTGCTGTCATTACTATGGGTGCTTCTCAACTGGAAAGCTGTATCCTAGTGAGGTTGTGTCCCTCCTAGTCCAGTCCTTCAAAGGCTGTTAGACTCCTCCTCAAGGGTGAACACTAGAATGAAACAGTCTAATAAGTGTGCATGGCTACGTCATAAAAGTTTCCGCCCCGCACTTTATATTGACTGAATACAAATTAATTGTGGGTGTTTGTGGCAGCCTAGATATGCAGCCTTTCAACTGAGAAACACCatatggctgcatccaaaatctcATACTTCCCTATTATATAGTAGACGAGAAACGTGAAAAGAAAAGAGCAGTGTTCATAAAACAAAGTACCCGGATGACCTGCTACTACTGGCGAGATTCTGAAATGTGCATCCAATGGATGTTTTTCTGTTCCATGAGGCAACATGAGAAAATCTGTGAACAGCAGTGAAGCAATGCATCTGACACTGTAGGTCACATGACACAATGACGAAAGATTTACATCCAGGtaacattcatactacacacattcatactacatAGAACCTACTTTTTTACAGCAAAGTACTCATTCAAAAGACGTACCTGTACCTACTTACAGAGTATATGATTTTGGACACAAATGGTGTGTACTGGGTTGAAGGGGTTCAAAGTACAATGAAATCAGATGAAAACATGTTCTTTTTATGACAATACAGAGTACCGGATCCCCTTCAGTCCTGTGtgctgtttttggttttgttttttgtcactaCGCaaggaagaagaaaataaataaataatgggaaAAGCACAAGCCAGAAACAAAGAAGGAAACAAAAGATGGCAGAGACATAAAGATCGTGACAGCAAGCAGAGAGACGCCAAAAGCAAGAGGAGCAAAATTAGCGCATAAGTACATTCCGACGCATTGCAGATTGGACAGCGCACACCCGGCCAATGATATGTTGATGGATATAAAGAGGTCATGGCCTAGTCCCCATCCGCCACCCTCCCTCGGCACCCCCagccctctcacacacacacttctttgtGCGGAGTGAGAGAATGTGACCTGGTTCCCATCCCTGAGGAGCTGTGTTCATGACAAACTCTTCAGACAACATTGAGCATCTCTTTCACCTCCCCCACCAGCTGTCCCTCTCAGCCGCACCACCTCAGCACGGTGCAGCTTGCAGATGGACTGAACAGAGTTCATCCGGCCTACATCCGGCAACATACAACCATGTCCTCAGTTTCTAAATGGCTGGAAACGTACCCATCATGAAACGCATTCATGTGGCAGACCCTTCCGTCTGCTGCAACAAGTCCAAGGTGCGCGAGCAAGAGCGGGCGTTCCTACGTatgaatgtatatgtgtgtgtgtgtgtgtcttcatcagAGGCGACAGCTCAGTACAATGGGATAAAGAATCTGTCAATCACAATCAAAAGGGAAATGGAAGGCAGTCAAGAGGGGGAGGAAGGGGCCGCTGTGTGTCCCGAATCTTTGGACGGGATGTGGGCCACAGAGCGCAGGGGGTGTGGGGAGTGGTTTGGGATGTGTCTGATTTGGGAAACGAGGGCTGAGGTTCCCTGCATTCAATAGGGGACCTCTTTACTAATTGAGCGATTGCAGGAGTTACAAATCTCATTAAACAAGACCATTATTCTTATCAGGCCATTGTGGTGGTGCAAAACAGTTATGACATAATCAGCCAGAGTATTGTCTTCCATAGGTTTTGATTGTGATATGGGAACATTTATCGTCCCAGCGCAACTTTTTCTACAGGCTTTTCTGTAGCTTAAACAGCAGAACATTGTGCTAGTATTGCCACAACATCGTGGGTTTGATTCCTAGGGAAAGCAGTAACTGATAGAAATGTGTACTTTGAATGCAACTTAAGCTACTTAGgaaaaagcgtctgccaaatgcatgtttaaatgtgcaaaatgaaAGAACTTCAAATGGGAATGTTGCCAAGTAGGCGTAGATTGGCTCTCCGAGACGTACATTCAAGAGTTAGAACAGCAAGAGTGCATAGGCTTCCAGCATTATCTTTGGCATGCTGGTTGCCTGACACATTCCTGCAAAATCTGGTCCGTCCACAGCCTGGCTCATCTCTGGTTCAGACCTTCGCAGTCTGAAAAAACCTCGGCCTGCAGTGCAAAGGCAGGACTTTACAGATCGCCAGTAGGACATCTGCAAGACCCAGTTCTCTGTATGTATGCAGGAGCATCAGTCGTCTAGACACTCTCTTCATTCTCATCTCAGAAGCAAAAGGATAAGAGCTTCTCTTTAGAAGTGCTGCTGGAGAAATTAAGTACAATCAGTGATGGTGTTGGTTGAGATAATTAGTGGCTGTGACATAATGCCTACAGATAAATAATCAGTTCCTTGTGTTTTCATTCAAGCTTTCTAACAGGTGGTCTTGACTCGTGCTGCTTCACTAACTGTCATTTAGTTGCTATTGTGATGTTCCTGCCTCTATTTTGCCTTCTACTCAGttatacatactgtaaaatagGCTAGAGTGAATGAGGTAGGGTTTCttcataaaacatataaaaacatttttcccgtcacaatttactgtatattgtcaAATAACAGTTAAATTGAAGAAATTAACATGAATGTCAGAAGGTCTTACTATGTGGTTCATCCTCATTTTGCTTTAATAGAAGCAGGACTCTATATGCATAAAGTTTGTATAAAACCTGATGGGCATGATTTCAAATACTCCGAAGGGCATCTTGAGCTTCAAAGGAGTTTGACGTGTGATGGATGTCAAAATGTCACAAATTTGATTAGCAACcaagaaatagtgcagaatctttaatattaatataacattttgtttctttttagttaagaaaaaaaatccattccaATTGTTTTAAACTAACACAGTGAAGGATCATTATTGTACATTTTagggttttatatttaatttaattaaatataaaaatataatacattttctaaatatttatcttgtttttcagttaaaatatctaaacattcttaaaacaagaaacattaaCTTGAAAGACAAAATGACACAATACTAAAAGAATAGaccagccaaaaaataaataaataaataaaagccattatttactcaccctcttacaaaaaaaaaggaataaaaataattaattcaaacaacattttttttctttatcccaactttttgtgtttcacaaaataaacacaaaaagccAGTCTATCCCTATAAATcttgtttttagaaaaatcattaaaaaacaacaactgaggTTTAtgctaaaaacaagaaaaactattTGCCGACGGGCTAAGAAAAACAATCTTAATTCAAAAGGGAAATAAGTTCACTTTTGGTACCATAATGGCAAAtacttttccttgttttaagtATGGACctcattaaaatgacattatcatgccgtttcatttattttgttttaggatgtttagatattttgtttgaataccgattaagaaaatgattttttgattaagaaaatgattctTTTGAGGGTAACAGAACACCTGGCATACATTACCGCATATTCGCTGGCTCAAGGACAGCCTGTCAGAGCTGCCAGTGTAAACAACAGGGCAGTAAAGCACCCAGGGCTATCTCTGTCTCTCCGCATGCTTGCTAAAGAACACAgaaatcaacatgaaataaacatgttttCAGAGCTCACTGTTGGATCCTTCTACAGATCTCATCTACCGCTACAAAAGGTCACATCGAGCAAgtgtgtaattaaaacaaaaatttgaatgtCATTACTACACTGCAGTTGTTCACCTTCCCACACCCTCTACAGGGATTTCCATGAACTTAAAACAGGGCTGAAAACATTCAGGGAGTTCAAATTACTTTGAA includes:
- the LOC122136318 gene encoding retinol dehydrogenase 8-like: MASGGEQKVVLITGCSSGIGLRIAVLLARDEQKRYHVIATMRDLRKKHQLVEAAGDTYGKTLTLLSLDVCSDDSVRKCIDSVKDRHIDILINNAGVGLLGPVESISMDEMKRVFETNFFGTVRMIKEVMPDMKRRQSGHIIVMSSVMGLQGVVFNDVYTASKFAIEGFCESMAVQLLKFNVKLSLIEPGPVHTEFETKMMEEVAKMEYPGADADTVRYFKDVYIQSSIDIFEALGQTPEDIAKCTKKVIESSRPRFRNLTNSLYTPIVAMKYADETGGLSVHTFYNLLFNFGSLMHITMSILKCLTCSCLRRRTISPD